In Populus nigra chromosome 10, ddPopNigr1.1, whole genome shotgun sequence, the following proteins share a genomic window:
- the LOC133704385 gene encoding protein VERNALIZATION 3, with protein sequence MSRDRDPLSVGRVIGDVLDPFTKSISLRVTYSSREVNNGCELKPSQVANQPRVDIGGEDLRTFYTLVMVDPDAPSPSDPSLREYLHWLVTDIPATTGASFGHETVCYENPRPTMGIHRFVFVLFRQLGRQTVYAPGWRQNFNTRDFAEVYNLGSPVAAVYFNCQRESGSGGRRR encoded by the exons ATGTCAAGGGACAGAGATCCTCTGAGCGTTGGCCGTGTTATAGGGGACGTGCTGGACCCCTTCACAAAGTCTATCTCCCTCAGGGTCACTTACAGCTCCAGAGAGGTCAACAATGGTTGCGAGCTCAAGCCCTCTCAGGTTGCCAACCAGCCTAGGGTTGATATTGGCGGGGAAGATCTAAGGACCTTCTACACTCTG GTTATGGTGGACCCTGATGCACCCAGCCCAAGTGACCCCAGCCTAAGAGAATATTTGCACTG GTTGGTGACTGATATTCCAGCAACAACTGGGGCAAGCTTTG GCCATGAAACTGTGTGCTATGAGAACCCGAGGCCGACAATGGGAATTCATCGGTTTGTTTTCGTCTTGTTTCGGCAACTGGGCAGGCAAACTGTGTATGCCCCTGGGTGGCGCCAGAACTTCAACACCAGAGACTTTGCTGAGGTATACAATCTTGGATCGCCAGTGGCTGCTGTTTATTTCAACTGCCAGAGGGAGAGTGGCTCTGGTGGTAGGAGGCGATAA